The DNA window ttttttaaaataaattctaACTCTTCTATATCAAAGACATCAGTaccattacaaaaaaaaaatgctaCAATTTACAAAAAAAGATATTTGTTGCACCACAGCCCAAGAAAAAAAGCCAACCAATTTCTACTACATTGTAAGACGAGCTCCAATTTTtgggtttattttaaaaaaaaaaaaatttcttagcACAATACAAGAACACACCGAACAAGAGACCACATTAAAATAATCAGTTTGTACAATACATTTGCAGAAGAAAGCGAAAACAAAAAACAATAGGTTGTTCATACATATACGACACAAGGTGTTATGCAATAGTTTCAACCTCCATAACTACACATAGCTTCGAAGCAAAAATTTATCAAGCTTTACCTTAGAGAAAGCTTGAATTTACTTCATATCTATGCTAGAAATGGGGATTTGGTTGTTACCTTTCGATTTCGAACTTCTTCACTAGAGGTCAAAAGCACCACTCTTCGTAAGAATTTTGGTACAATGACGTACAGAAGACCACTTGCAAGTTGGATATTTATTACAATCAGGGGTATTTTCGTGATTAAAATTTTTGGGGTAGCCGGATTGTTTCTATCAATCTCATGTTGCATGGATTTATTCTCCCACAAAAACAGTAAAATTGTCAAACAAATAGTCAATCTCATATCTAAAAATCAAAGcaaacaaaatattattaatcaATCCAACTTTTATACTACCTACCAAACTGGCCCTATGTATCTGTTTTCTTGACAAATTTAGTGAATACAGATAAGCTTGAGTGGTTTTGATCCTCAAGTAGCCTAGAGGAAACATAACAAACAAGGAATGACAAGATTGAAAAGATATGTGGAGATGTGTTAGATTTCATTCAAATCTCCAAATGAGAGAAATGTCAGTAAATTAATATCTATGGTTGGTGGTTTGTTGAGGGAGCTTTAGTCACTTCATTCTAATTATCTCAAAATTCATTCAGCTCTTCTCTCGAGCATCTCTTCTCCTTTGAGTATGTAATTCTATAATATTTGGGATGTATTTTGTTATCATGTATTAATAGAGCGTGTTTTCTTTGAAAACACAATAAAGGTTGGAAcctacaaaatattatagtaaaATCTTTTCATCTTGTCAATGATTTTTTGCTCTAATAACTTTTAGGAGTTTTACTCGTAAAATCTCGGTATCtaattttatcttttattttcatatttgttTATGAAGATATCATATCTGGGACCCAAAATTTCCTTGTACATGGCTCCTTGACTTTCTTTTTTGATTTCTTTACCTTCAAGTACGATGATTTACATCAAATTTCAAGAGTCGCGCTATTCTTTAAAGAGGCATGCGTCTtgttctttctttttttcttgCGGTGTTAATTTTAGTATCGTAGGTGGCATGCCGAACTTGTTCGATTTCATTTCTTCTTTCGTCATTTTAACTCGATTTCATCTCTTTCGCCTATGTGCATTTAAAACATGATTAGAATCTATAAAATcaatttaaacaattaaaattcacCTAATCAATCTAATTTAGCTCAAATAAATATATGGAAATATAATCTTACTAGGCCCTGATACCTTAGCCGATTCCGGGTGGGAAGATCATGAAACTTATTATGAAGTATATTATATATTCTAAATTGGTTTGTAGTCGATTCAACCgtctaaaataaagaaaaaggtcgcttgagctcaaGACTAGCATTTGTGATATAAACGTCGTGTTTCACTGGTAATATTGAGATGACAATTCATACAGAAGAGTGCTCATTTGATGAGGTACTGGAAACCATCCATCAGACTTTCCAAGTGATTATCATTTATCGAGTGGATCAGTCCgctgttatgattgtacaccattagtctttaGACCCGAGACAATGTGGAGGCTCTGCATACTAGCATACACTTTAATCTGTTTACCAATTCtattgagggtcatcaggtggtgaGGTTTGGTGTAATTTCGAAATACGTAGAAGTCGATGTATTGTAATAGAAGATTCGCCACTCATTTATGGGTGAAGGTATTCTTTGTGATATGATGATTTATTAGTGCAAAAAATATGTGATCaaagatatgtatattatagaaagatatttattaaatatttctcAATACAATAAATGTCAAAAACCCATATGACAAAAGTAAGTTGTCTTATGGCTAACTACGATTTCGTTAAAATCCACATTTTCCTTGATATCATCAGTCGTCTTATTTCTTATCAGAAATCGCAATGCAACAGACTGTTGTTTTAGCCAttatttcttttaataatacaaatatatatttgaaaatgcatTTTTTAGGAGAGcagaaatatatagaaaaatcaaACAATTTAACATTGCAAAATAGAGAAAAGGCACAAATTCTTTcacataaaaatttgaaattaaaattatttttttttgcataTGTACATGAAATTtcacaaaaataaaatgttaaaacatTAATATGTTGTAAAAGTACTCTGGAAAAGATCAAATTGATGCGTAATTATCTTGAATCACCTTTCataaatcaaaatcaagaacTCATCATAAGTCGACCTCTTCCCTTACAAGGCCACATCAACAAAACATCCCTCAGAGAAAAATATCATCAAAGTTTTGGGTTCAAACCCCTCTCTTCTAAAATTATTCAAATCACGTAAATTTTCACCTTAAAAATGAATTCTCAGAGACTAACAAAAGATTTTCATCACCATCTATTTCATATGCGGTGTTATGAAATTAAGCTCCACCAGAGCCATATTTCTTTCCAAAGACAATCATCTGAAGCTTGTCATAACCTGCAAGCACACCAGCACCAGCTACAGCACGAAGGATGTTTGCACCAGCACCCTTGAATAAAGATTTAGCGCCCTCGTTCTTAAGAATTTGAGCAAACGCATCCATAGAGCTCTTGTATTTCACGGCTTCGCCGGACGTCATCATCATTCTTCTACGAACGGTGTCGATAGGGTAAGAGGCAAGTCCAGCACCATTTGTGATGAGCCAACCAAGTGCAAAGCTGGCAAAGAAACTATCCTGTAATCACGTAAACAAGCAAACCTCAGCAAAATTCTGAAGGAGCGAAATATCAATAAAAACTCACAGAAGCATTTCCAATTTCGTTAGGTTGGGTTTCACCGGTTTTAAGAATCGGATGCTGttacgtatttataattattctgAGAAGTATGAAATAGATTTGGTTAAAATAGGTAGCTACAGATGTTGAAACCCATAGGATTTAAAATTCTCCAACAAATTCATCGATTATATAGAATGAGTTACACATTCTTCACCCAAATTCTTCAATACGAACAAAATATAACTTCTTTAATGTAAGCCTGGTGAATGATATACCATACTAAAACTATCACAAGTCGGTGGAGACATACGAACCTGCAAGGATCCAGTCAGGACAACTGGCTTCAAAGAATCGTACATTCCAAAATACAGACCGCGATACACAATAATGCCGACACAGGAGATATTGAATCCACGGTAAAGACCAGCAACACCATCAGATTTCAGGGTCTTTCTATAAACATCAACCAAACCATTAAATTGCCTTTCGCCTCCCTTCTTTGCAGCCTTGGCATCATTGGCGAGACGAGTTCGAGCATAATCCAAGGAGTAGACAAAGAGCAGTGAGGAAGCACCAGCGGCACCACCAGATGCAAGGTTGCCCGCAAACCATTTCCAGTAGCCATCTcgatctttcttgaagttgaaTAGTCTCTTAAAGTAGTCCTTGAAAGCAAAGTTCAAAGCCTGTGGAACATGTAATCTAATCATTATTATAAACAAGCAAGCATAATACGAAAACGTAATGCAATCAATCTTCGTGACAGCAGGAAATCATGCGGTAACCTGAGTGGGGAAGTAACGAATAACATTAGCAGTGTTTCCTCTCCACAATGCTACAGCTCCTTCATCCTGCATGGTTCTTTTGAAACAGTCTCCAATACCCTTGTATGGTTCCGATAGCCTGCCTGACTTGATCATTTCATCTTGATTCTGGATCAAAAGCTTCACACGCTCGATGGGGGCGGCAGCAGTTTTAGACACAGCGGCCGAAACTCCACCCATGAGAAAGTCAATAGCAAAGCCAGCTAAGCCTTTCTCTGAAGGAGCCTGAACAAACACTGGTGAAGCATTTGCAGAAATCAATGACAGCTTCTCGGACCCTTGACAAGTGATAGGATACTTTAATCCTGCATTAGTATAAGTGTCATTGAAAAATCGCCTTTGATACATGACAGGCCTTTGGAATCCCCCGTATCGAGCTTGAACATCCTGGGAAATACTGGAACTAAGATGTAGTTGGTTAGCCACCTTCTGGATGATAGTTGGGTGTTGATGATTATCGGCCATTATAGCTGCAAATTAAACTTCTGCAGGGACGCAAAATAGATTTTCAACTAAAGGCAAGGATTACATTTCCACAAAATAGATGTTCAACTAAAGGCAAGGACTTCACTTCCAAGACAACGCTACTGCCAAGGGCATTTTAGCAGTTTATGAGAAAACAGAATACATCACAAAATTCAAGAGCTCGTCAATGCATTCATGAAAATCACATCAGTGAGAAGCACACACTACTTGAGATGAGAATGGCATGCATAATATATGATCAAGTTTCCAAATTAATCCTATAATACCACTTGGTTTATATTACATATTTGGATGCCTCACTtaaaatctgatatcgaatgaTGAATGGCATGCACATTGAGCAAATTGAGACAACATTGGCATAATTAAAAATCGCAactgatataaaaaaaaagtcaaaTGCTAGAGAAACTAGATAAGGGAGAACGTGGAAAAATCGAGTCAAATAAACAAGTCGACAAGATTAATCACAATAACCAACAACTAAAATATTGTCATGAGTTGGCATTGCAAGAAAGAGTTGCTAAGACCAAGACTTTCTTGATAGAGTATTGCAGCCAAAATTATTTTAACAAACTGAACGCCAACATTTGGCAGCACATTCCATAGGTTGACTTTACATATGAATCTGAGCATTCATGAACAAACTTGTAATTATAAAAGGCCTTTTGAATCGAGAAACAGTTATAgccaataaaaaaatcaaacattAAACAGAACCTCCAAAATCTAACTTCTAGACGATGTATTAAAaggtaaaacaaaaaaatacaaGATCCCAACTCAAGTTACACATGAGCAGAGAAAACAGAGATGGAGCTAAAGCAAAACATATAATccagataaaaataaaataccgcagtCAAAATAATTTGTGTACCAATAAGTAACAAGATAGATATCAGAGAACAAAATCAGCGTCAACAAGAAAGACTAACCGCAGATCACAATCATTTCCATACATCTACATCCAATCTTATGCGTCATAGAAATAAGATCTACACAacataaacttcaagaaacgcATTCAGATCTAAATAAGCTAACTGCATACAGACCTTTCCTTCTCAGTAATTAACGTCGAGTACTCTCGGTATCCAAACACAGATCTAAAGTAATTCGAGTACTAGAAAAATATAAAACGCCTACTAAATTCATCTAAAAATTCTAATtctaaatacaaaaaaaaaaaaattacagtaCCCAACAGCGAAAATTTCGATGGATCCTCAAAAAATAACAATCACAGCGAATTGAAAACAATGGGAGAAGCGGTTTTACCTCCGCTCGACTCGCCGGGGATGCGGGAACGGAAATGAAAAATGGAGAAGAGCAGAAGAGGACCAAGTGCAAGAGATGTTTTTTAGTTTATATATAGGCTGACGGCTGACTTGCCCTATTCCAGTGACtaatttattttggaaaattacaATTAGGCCCTCATATTTGTCCATAATTTTAGCAATGTTCCCAAAATATCGACACGATTCATAAAATGGAACTTTAGAAAGATTTTCttggggttttttttaaaactaatttaacttttaaattttttccgaaaataatgtaaaaaaaaagtTTGCAAATTTACGGCAAACCGTGCTTTGTAAGCACGGACGCTACACACGTGGAGCATGCTCCGTGCTTTGGAGCGTCCGCGCGGAGCCGTTGGATTCTCCCACGTCTggaagtagcgacggttttatatatACCGTCGccaattgcgacggtttttttaaCAACCGTCGCAAATGCGCACCGATCGGTATTAtttcaccgctcgggcgcggtaTGTTCTGGTGAAATAAGAGGGGTGCGAACCTGGTATTGGTGGCACGAAGAGAGAACCGGCTGTGGGGAATAAGTGAGAACGCGAAATGCTAAGCCGTGGC is part of the Primulina eburnea isolate SZY01 chromosome 1, ASM2296580v1, whole genome shotgun sequence genome and encodes:
- the LOC140830608 gene encoding ADP,ATP carrier protein, mitochondrial-like, which gives rise to MADNHQHPTIIQKVANQLHLSSSISQDVQARYGGFQRPVMYQRRFFNDTYTNAGLKYPITCQGSEKLSLISANASPVFVQAPSEKGLAGFAIDFLMGGVSAAVSKTAAAPIERVKLLIQNQDEMIKSGRLSEPYKGIGDCFKRTMQDEGAVALWRGNTANVIRYFPTQALNFAFKDYFKRLFNFKKDRDGYWKWFAGNLASGGAAGASSLLFVYSLDYARTRLANDAKAAKKGGERQFNGLVDVYRKTLKSDGVAGLYRGFNISCVGIIVYRGLYFGMYDSLKPVVLTGSLQDSFFASFALGWLITNGAGLASYPIDTVRRRMMMTSGEAVKYKSSMDAFAQILKNEGAKSLFKGAGANILRAVAGAGVLAGYDKLQMIVFGKKYGSGGA